In Vitis riparia cultivar Riparia Gloire de Montpellier isolate 1030 chromosome 19, EGFV_Vit.rip_1.0, whole genome shotgun sequence, the following proteins share a genomic window:
- the LOC117909488 gene encoding probable glutathione S-transferase parC, which yields MRVRIALAEKGLKYEYREVDLSNKSPLLLIHNGKPICESLIIVEYIDEVWKDRSPLLPSDPYQRAQARFWADFVNKEIYENGRKIWATKGTEQEVAKKEFIQDLKLLEGVLGDKPYFGGETLGFLDIALVTFYSWFLATSA from the exons ATGAGGGTCAGAATTGCACTAGCAGAGAAAGGTCTCAAGTATGAATACAGGGAAGTGGACTTGAGCAACAAGAGCCCTCTACTTCTGATCCATAATGGTAAACCCATTTGCGAATCCCTGATAATAGTTGAATATATTGACGAGGTTTGGAAAGATAGGTCTCCATTGTTGCCCTCTGATCCTTACCAGAGAGCTCAAGCCAGGTTCTGGGCTGATTTCGTCAACAAAGAA ATATATGAAAATGGAAGGAAGATATGGGCGACGAAAGGAACGGAACAGGAGGTTGCCAAGAAGGAATTCATACAAGACCTTAAGCTGTTGGAAGGAGTGCTTGGAGATAAACCCTACTTTGGAGGTGAGACACTTGGGTTCCTAGACATTGCGCTCGTCACATTTTACAGCTGGTTTTTGGCAACTTCAGCATAG